In one Myxocyprinus asiaticus isolate MX2 ecotype Aquarium Trade chromosome 1, UBuf_Myxa_2, whole genome shotgun sequence genomic region, the following are encoded:
- the LOC127445626 gene encoding uncharacterized protein LOC127445626, translated as MLLLWIAFSLTWPGTIGFMIHNVMENLCLEDSNKGGVQLQKCSQDTVLQQWMWTDSWFLVNVGTLRCLSAAQSDPVQTITCNSGDHIMWQCKDQQLISLTNSLALITEGGKLSLNRGEHNKWKSLDADDICQDKLRSRSETDEFDFAETEGPSAPQGMSEAQMRFLQWYYRTEDPTLWKFAMLAFAFLGLLIGCMLQVMATMANRNRKQIAKYKASINVTEVKPEMVELQAQRVKEEKPSSTTPTQNSHTDWEESPTNSKVTEELRPGEIMVTWKDGNVSTLYPEPVQEGEGEEEEVHQNFT; from the exons ATGCTGCTGCTGTGGATTGCATTTTCCCTCACATGGCCAG GCACAATCGGCTTCATGATTCACAATGTGATGGAAAACCTGTGTCTAGAGGACTCAAATAAAGGAGGTGTTCAGCTACAGAAATGCAGTCAGGACACAGTGCTCCAGCAGTGGATGTGGACAGATAGCTGGTTTCTAGTGAACGTAGGCACCTTGAGGTGTCTCTCTGCAGCCCAGAGTGACCCAGTCCAAACTATTACTTGTAATTCTGGTGACCACATCATGTGGCAGTGCAAAGATCAACAGCTCATCAGCCTGACCAATTCCCTAGCTTTGATCACAGAGGGTGGAAAACTCAGTCTGAATAGGGGTGAACACAACAAGTGGAAGTCTCTGGATGCAGATGATATCTGTCAGGACAAACTGA GATCCAGAAGTGAGACAGATGAGTTTGACTTTGCTGAAACAGAAGGGCCGTCTGCTCCACAGGGAATGTCGGAGGCAcaaatgaggtttttacagtGGTATTACCGCACAGAGGACC CAACATTGTGGAAGTTTGCCATGTTGGCATTTGCTTTTCTaggtcttctgattggctgtatGCTGCAGGTCATGGCCACAATGGCTAATAG GAACAGGAAGCAAATAGCTAAGTACAAAGCTTCCATAAACGTTACAGAAGTGAAACCTGAAATGGTGGAGCTGCAGGCTCAAAGAGTCAAAGAGGAGAAACCCTCTTCCACAACTCCAACGCAGAACAGCCATACAGATTGGGAAGAATCTCCAACCAACAGTAAAGTCACAGAGGAACTGAGGCCTGGTGAAATCATGGTGACCTGGAAAGATGGGAACGTGTCGACTCTGTATCCTGAACCTGTGCAGGAGGGGGAAGGTGAGGAGGAAGAGGTCCATCAAAACTTCACTTAA